A genomic segment from Pseudoduganella chitinolytica encodes:
- a CDS encoding sodium:solute symporter family transporter gives MNTFSTLDSVVFLVYFVIVAAYGLWVYYRRKKTTSGQASHDYFLAEGSLTWWAIGASLIASNISAEQFIGMSGSGFKIGMAIAVYELMAAATLVIVAVFFMPVYLKNRIYTMPQFLEQRYGKAVATTMALFWLGLYVVVNLTSILYLGALAISSVAGLNVFACMLFLAVFAAVITLGGMKVIGYTDVIQVLCLVVGGLVTTWIALDLVAALAGGQGAIAGASELFKRAGSHFDMVLARDNPNYMDLPGLSTLIGGMVIVNLNYWGCNQYITQRALGADLPTARKGLLFAAFLKLLMPVIVVLPGIAAFALDKSGALGDSLRAGGELNPDRAYPTLLALLPSGLKGVAFAALTAAVVASLAGKANSIATIFTLDIYKQHFNREASEQRMVWIGRVSVIVAIALAVLIAPFLGIDKKGGFQYIQEYTGFVSPGILAMFLLGFFWRHTTPAAAMFATIGGLVFSIVLKFLPGMMDLSFLAPIGFAVDNGTGLYEIPFLDRMFIVFWVVVAGMVLISKLGKQDGTVRRMQVDRALFRVDGGFALGAAVICVLLALIYGILW, from the coding sequence ATGAACACTTTCTCTACCCTCGACTCGGTCGTTTTCCTCGTCTATTTCGTCATCGTCGCGGCCTACGGCCTGTGGGTCTACTACCGGCGCAAGAAGACCACGTCCGGCCAGGCCTCGCATGACTACTTCCTGGCCGAAGGCTCGCTGACGTGGTGGGCCATCGGCGCTTCGCTGATCGCGTCCAATATCTCGGCCGAACAGTTCATCGGCATGAGCGGCTCCGGCTTCAAGATCGGCATGGCCATTGCCGTGTACGAGTTGATGGCAGCTGCCACGCTCGTCATCGTCGCCGTGTTCTTCATGCCCGTCTACCTGAAGAACCGCATCTACACGATGCCCCAGTTCCTCGAACAGCGCTACGGCAAGGCGGTGGCGACGACGATGGCGCTGTTCTGGCTGGGCCTGTACGTGGTGGTGAACCTGACGTCGATCCTGTACCTGGGCGCGCTGGCCATTTCCAGCGTTGCCGGACTGAACGTCTTCGCCTGCATGCTGTTCCTGGCCGTGTTCGCGGCCGTCATCACGCTGGGCGGCATGAAGGTGATCGGCTATACGGACGTGATCCAGGTGCTGTGCCTGGTTGTCGGCGGCCTGGTGACGACGTGGATCGCGCTGGACCTCGTCGCGGCACTGGCCGGTGGGCAGGGCGCCATTGCCGGCGCCAGCGAGCTGTTCAAGCGGGCCGGCAGTCACTTCGACATGGTGCTGGCACGCGACAACCCCAACTACATGGACCTGCCGGGCCTGTCGACCCTGATCGGCGGCATGGTGATCGTCAACCTGAACTACTGGGGCTGCAACCAGTACATCACCCAGCGCGCGCTGGGCGCGGACCTGCCGACGGCGCGCAAGGGCCTGCTCTTTGCCGCCTTCCTGAAACTGCTGATGCCCGTGATCGTCGTGTTGCCGGGCATCGCGGCCTTCGCGCTGGACAAGTCCGGCGCGCTGGGCGATTCGTTGCGTGCCGGTGGCGAGCTCAATCCCGACCGCGCCTACCCGACCTTGCTGGCGCTGCTGCCGTCCGGCCTGAAGGGCGTGGCGTTTGCCGCGCTGACGGCGGCGGTGGTGGCCTCCCTGGCCGGCAAGGCCAACAGTATCGCGACCATCTTCACGCTCGATATCTACAAGCAGCATTTCAACCGCGAAGCCTCCGAGCAGCGCATGGTCTGGATCGGCCGGGTGAGCGTCATCGTCGCCATCGCGCTGGCCGTGCTGATCGCACCGTTCCTCGGCATCGACAAGAAGGGCGGCTTCCAGTACATCCAGGAATACACGGGCTTCGTGTCGCCGGGCATCCTGGCCATGTTCCTGCTGGGCTTCTTCTGGCGCCACACGACACCGGCCGCCGCCATGTTCGCCACCATCGGCGGCCTGGTGTTCTCGATTGTCCTGAAATTCCTGCCGGGAATGATGGACCTGTCGTTCCTGGCCCCGATCGGCTTTGCGGTCGACAACGGCACCGGCCTGTACGAGATCCCGTTCCTGGACCGGATGTTCATCGTGTTCTGGGTGGTCGTCGCCGGCATGGTGCTGATCAGCAAGCTGGGCAAGCAGGACGGGACCGTGCGCCGCATGCAGGTGGACCGGGCGCTGTTCCGCGTGGACGGCGGCTTCGCGCTGGGCGCGGCAGTCATCTGCGTGCTGCTGGCGCTGATTTACGGCATCCTGTGGTGA
- a CDS encoding UDP-glucose--hexose-1-phosphate uridylyltransferase, translating into MFNPSDHPHRRYNPLTGEWVLVSPHRAKRPWQGAQEAPDNTPKPSHDPTCYLCAGNTRVNGVKNPDYAGTYVFENDFAALMPDTPDAAPDTDPLMRTMSVRGTSRVICFSPDHSATLPQLSPGAIEEVVNTWCAQAEELGRTYRWVQVFENKGAAMGCSNPHPHGQIWANSFLPNLPAAEEREQTAYHAEQGRSLLLDYVQREADGERVVVQTEFWLAVVPYWASWPFETLLLPRFPVQRLEQLTPPQRADLAIALKRLTTRYDNLFKTSFPYSMGWHGAPYGDTPSPAWQLHAHFYPPLLRSATVRKFMVGFEMLAEAQRDLTPEQAAAQLRAQSEVHYLQPNDKQEQDE; encoded by the coding sequence ATGTTCAATCCATCAGACCATCCGCATCGCCGCTACAACCCGTTGACGGGCGAATGGGTGCTCGTGTCGCCGCACCGCGCCAAGCGCCCGTGGCAGGGCGCGCAGGAGGCCCCGGACAATACGCCGAAACCGTCGCACGATCCCACCTGCTACCTGTGCGCCGGCAATACCCGGGTCAATGGCGTCAAGAACCCCGACTACGCGGGCACGTATGTGTTCGAGAACGACTTTGCCGCGCTGATGCCCGATACGCCGGATGCGGCACCCGACACCGACCCCCTGATGCGCACGATGAGCGTGCGCGGCACCAGCCGCGTGATCTGTTTTTCCCCCGACCACAGCGCCACGCTGCCGCAACTGTCGCCCGGCGCCATCGAGGAAGTCGTCAATACCTGGTGCGCCCAGGCCGAAGAGCTGGGCCGCACCTACCGCTGGGTGCAGGTGTTCGAGAACAAGGGTGCCGCGATGGGCTGCTCGAACCCGCACCCGCATGGCCAGATCTGGGCCAACAGCTTCCTGCCCAACCTGCCGGCGGCGGAAGAGCGCGAGCAGACCGCCTATCACGCGGAGCAGGGCCGTTCCTTGCTGCTCGACTATGTGCAACGCGAGGCGGACGGCGAACGGGTTGTCGTACAGACCGAATTCTGGCTGGCCGTCGTGCCGTACTGGGCCAGCTGGCCGTTCGAGACGCTGCTGCTGCCGCGCTTCCCCGTGCAGCGGCTGGAGCAGCTGACGCCGCCGCAGCGGGCCGACCTGGCCATCGCGCTGAAGCGCCTGACGACACGCTACGACAACCTGTTCAAGACCTCGTTCCCCTATTCGATGGGATGGCACGGCGCGCCGTATGGCGACACGCCATCCCCCGCATGGCAGCTGCACGCCCACTTCTATCCGCCACTGCTGCGCTCGGCGACCGTGCGCAAGTTCATGGTCGGCTTTGAAATGCTGGCCGAGGCGCAGCGCGACCTGACGCCGGAACAGGCGGCCGCCCAGTTGCGGGCCCAATCGGAAGTCCATTACCTTCAACCCAACGACAAGCAAGAACAAGATGAGTGA
- the galK gene encoding galactokinase yields the protein MSDPVVQSTPIERTRAAFAAVFGGAPAVVVQAPGRVNLIGEHTDYNDGLVLPCAIDYRTVIAASGRADRTVRIVAADYGNAIDEFSLDAPIERRDEPMWANYVRGVIDVLVKRGLPMRGLDLAISGDVPQGAGLSSSASLSVAVGRVFATLPGFEGLSPIDIALIAQQAENDFVGCKCGNMDQIISASGVLGHALLIDCRSLQTQPVPIPAGAAIMIFHSHVERGLVDSEYNTRRRQCEEVARHFGVPALRDVDLAMLEARGGELDPLALRRARHVVTENARVEAAGKALAAGDLARMGELMAASHVSMRDDFEITVPLIDQLVEIVGKVIGTSGGVRMTGGGFGGCVVALVPAGQVEAVSAAVAREYCGPEGQQATIYVCSAAAGAGVVAA from the coding sequence ATGAGTGATCCCGTGGTCCAATCCACCCCTATCGAGCGCACCCGCGCCGCTTTCGCCGCCGTGTTCGGCGGCGCCCCGGCCGTGGTTGTCCAGGCGCCCGGCCGCGTCAACCTGATCGGCGAGCATACCGACTACAACGACGGCCTCGTGCTGCCCTGCGCGATCGACTACCGCACGGTGATCGCGGCCAGCGGGCGGGCCGACCGCACGGTGCGCATCGTCGCGGCCGACTATGGCAACGCGATCGACGAGTTCTCGCTGGATGCGCCCATCGAGCGGCGCGACGAACCGATGTGGGCCAACTACGTGCGCGGCGTCATCGACGTGCTCGTCAAGCGGGGCCTGCCGATGCGCGGCCTGGACCTGGCCATTTCCGGCGACGTGCCGCAGGGCGCCGGGCTGTCGTCGTCGGCATCGCTGTCGGTGGCCGTCGGCCGCGTGTTTGCCACGCTGCCGGGTTTCGAAGGCCTGAGCCCGATCGACATCGCGCTGATCGCCCAGCAGGCCGAGAACGATTTCGTGGGCTGCAAGTGCGGCAACATGGACCAGATCATCTCGGCCTCGGGCGTCCTCGGCCACGCGCTCCTGATCGACTGCCGCTCGCTGCAAACCCAGCCGGTACCGATCCCGGCCGGCGCCGCGATCATGATCTTCCACTCGCACGTCGAGCGCGGCCTGGTCGACAGCGAGTACAACACCCGTCGCCGCCAGTGTGAAGAAGTGGCGCGCCACTTCGGCGTGCCGGCCCTGCGCGACGTCGACCTGGCCATGCTGGAAGCACGGGGCGGCGAGCTCGATCCGCTGGCGTTGCGCCGGGCCCGCCACGTCGTCACGGAAAATGCCCGCGTCGAGGCGGCAGGCAAGGCGCTGGCGGCGGGCGACCTGGCGCGCATGGGCGAGCTGATGGCCGCGTCGCACGTGTCGATGCGGGACGATTTCGAGATCACGGTACCGCTGATCGACCAGTTGGTCGAGATCGTCGGCAAGGTGATCGGCACCAGCGGCGGGGTGCGCATGACGGGCGGCGGTTTCGGCGGCTGCGTGGTGGCCCTGGTACCCGCCGGCCAGGTCGAGGCGGTCAGTGCCGCCGTGGCCCGCGAGTATTGCGGGCCGGAGGGCCAGCAGGCCACCATCTACGTTTGCAGCGCCGCCGCCGGGGCTGGTGTCGTGGCGGCGTAA
- a CDS encoding KGG domain-containing protein, whose product MASNRNNNPQGNNLFTKNSGNSQSGNRGNSQSGDASNRGFASMDPERQREIASEGGRAAHASGNAHEFNSEEARRAGSMSHKNDGNRQSGNQGNGGGNQGGNSGGRGTQGGTPEQHAQAGRQSHKNDR is encoded by the coding sequence ATGGCATCGAACCGTAACAACAACCCGCAGGGCAACAACCTGTTCACCAAGAACAGTGGCAACAGCCAGTCCGGTAACCGTGGCAACAGCCAGTCGGGCGACGCGAGCAACCGCGGCTTCGCGTCGATGGACCCGGAACGCCAGCGCGAGATCGCCAGCGAAGGCGGCCGCGCAGCCCACGCGTCGGGCAACGCGCACGAGTTCAACTCGGAAGAGGCACGTCGTGCGGGCTCCATGAGCCACAAGAACGACGGTAACCGCCAAAGCGGCAACCAGGGCAATGGCGGTGGTAACCAGGGCGGCAACAGCGGCGGCCGTGGTACCCAGGGCGGCACGCCCGAGCAGCATGCGCAGGCCGGCCGCCAAAGCCACAAGAACGATCGCTAA
- the uraH gene encoding hydroxyisourate hydrolase yields the protein MTLSTRSIFTLTLAAGCALFTPVRAAMPSNPLSVHVLDLQTGEPTAGIAVTLEQRSGNDWRQLSNAVTDAQGRVTALYPQGQRLTGGSYRIVFRTGDHYARLGKPSFFPQIPVEFNVDATDRHYHVPLLLSPFGYSTYRGN from the coding sequence ATGACTCTATCCACCCGCTCGATCTTTACCCTTACCCTGGCCGCGGGGTGCGCCCTCTTCACACCCGTGCGGGCCGCCATGCCGTCCAACCCGCTCAGCGTTCACGTACTGGACCTGCAGACCGGCGAGCCCACCGCCGGCATTGCCGTCACACTCGAGCAGCGCAGCGGCAACGACTGGCGCCAGTTGTCGAATGCCGTTACGGACGCACAAGGCCGCGTAACCGCCCTGTATCCCCAGGGGCAAAGGCTTACCGGTGGCAGCTACCGCATCGTGTTCCGTACCGGCGACCATTACGCACGGCTCGGCAAGCCCAGCTTCTTCCCGCAAATCCCGGTGGAGTTCAATGTGGACGCGACGGACCGGCACTACCATGTGCCCTTACTGCTGAGCCCGTTCGGCTATTCGACCTATCGGGGTAACTGA
- a CDS encoding KGG domain-containing protein, protein MASNRNNNPQGNNQFTKDSGNSQSGNRGNSQSGDTSNRGFASMDPQRQREIASEGGRAAHAAGTAHEFTSEEARRAGSMSHKNDGNRQSGSEGNGGGNRGGNQGGNGGGTRGGTPEQHAQAGRQSHKNDKR, encoded by the coding sequence ATGGCATCGAATCGCAACAACAACCCACAAGGCAACAACCAGTTCACGAAAGACAGCGGCAACAGCCAGTCCGGCAACCGTGGCAACAGCCAGTCGGGCGATACCAGCAACCGGGGCTTTGCGTCGATGGACCCACAGCGCCAGCGCGAGATCGCCAGCGAGGGCGGCCGTGCGGCCCACGCTGCCGGCACGGCCCATGAGTTCACGTCGGAGGAAGCGCGCCGCGCCGGCTCCATGAGCCACAAGAACGACGGTAACCGCCAGAGCGGCAGCGAAGGCAACGGCGGCGGCAACCGTGGCGGCAACCAAGGCGGCAACGGTGGCGGCACCCGTGGCGGTACGCCCGAGCAGCACGCCCAGGCCGGGCGCCAGAGCCACAAGAACGACAAGCGTTGA
- a CDS encoding PQQ-dependent sugar dehydrogenase, protein MLCKTALWTALAAALPAALAQHTRLADPIPAPLAVSPVTVTLRPLLQGLVSPVAAAVAPGEPGNLYVADQIGIVWRTAVGPDAVQKNARTAFLDVRSRLVPLGARDERGLLGLAFHPDYARNGRLYTYTSEPAASPADFSTQPPGVAPNHQSVLTEWRASGGSVDPGSARVLLRIDQPQSNHNAGALAFGPDELLYIALGDGGAGDDQGPGHAAEGNAQSLAPGNVLGKILRIDPLGNNAANGAYGIPATNPFVGRAGADEIYAYGLRNPFRMAFGPDGTLWAGDVGQGAIEEVNHIVAGGNYGWPVKEGSFLFDANGTSPGFVYAASPNVPAGLIDPVAEYDHADGVGAPIARQAVIGGYVYTGASIAALNGQYVFADFIGSTGSGVLLTLGPRNVVQKLPVQRREPLGLAVLGMAQDAAGELYVLASAGGSLTGTGGVVLRVAPGR, encoded by the coding sequence TTGCTGTGCAAGACCGCCCTGTGGACCGCGCTTGCGGCCGCGTTACCCGCGGCGCTGGCCCAGCACACCCGGCTGGCGGACCCGATTCCCGCGCCATTGGCCGTCAGCCCCGTTACCGTCACGCTGCGGCCGCTGCTGCAAGGACTCGTGTCGCCCGTGGCGGCGGCGGTGGCGCCTGGCGAACCGGGTAACCTGTACGTCGCGGACCAGATCGGTATCGTGTGGCGTACCGCGGTGGGTCCGGATGCCGTGCAGAAGAATGCACGCACGGCGTTCCTGGACGTGCGCAGCCGGCTGGTGCCGCTGGGAGCGCGCGACGAACGCGGCCTGCTGGGGCTGGCATTCCATCCTGACTATGCCCGCAACGGACGCCTGTACACGTATACGTCGGAGCCGGCCGCGTCGCCCGCCGACTTCAGCACGCAGCCGCCCGGCGTCGCGCCGAACCACCAGAGCGTCCTGACGGAGTGGCGTGCCAGCGGCGGCAGCGTCGACCCGGGCAGCGCCCGCGTGCTGCTGCGCATCGACCAGCCGCAATCGAACCACAATGCGGGGGCGCTGGCGTTCGGGCCCGACGAGCTGCTGTATATCGCACTGGGCGACGGCGGCGCTGGCGACGACCAGGGACCGGGCCATGCCGCCGAGGGCAATGCCCAGAGCCTGGCGCCCGGCAATGTGCTGGGCAAGATCCTGCGGATCGATCCGCTCGGCAATAATGCTGCGAACGGCGCCTATGGTATTCCCGCCACTAACCCATTCGTGGGCCGGGCGGGCGCGGACGAGATCTATGCCTATGGACTGCGCAATCCGTTCCGCATGGCCTTTGGCCCCGACGGCACGCTGTGGGCGGGCGACGTGGGACAGGGCGCCATCGAAGAGGTCAACCATATCGTCGCCGGCGGCAACTACGGCTGGCCCGTCAAGGAAGGCAGCTTCCTGTTCGACGCCAACGGCACGTCGCCCGGCTTCGTGTATGCGGCCAGTCCGAACGTTCCGGCCGGCCTCATCGATCCGGTCGCCGAGTACGACCATGCCGACGGTGTCGGGGCGCCGATCGCGCGTCAGGCCGTCATCGGCGGTTATGTCTACACGGGCGCCAGTATTGCCGCCTTGAACGGCCAATACGTCTTCGCCGACTTCATCGGTTCGACAGGAAGTGGCGTACTGCTGACGCTGGGTCCGCGCAACGTCGTGCAGAAGCTGCCGGTGCAGCGCCGTGAGCCGCTGGGGCTGGCCGTACTGGGCATGGCACAGGATGCGGCAGGCGAGCTGTACGTGCTGGCCAGCGCAGGGGGATCGCTGACCGGCACGGGGGGCGTGGTCCTGCGGGTGGCACCGGGGCGCTGA
- a CDS encoding ferritin-like domain-containing protein yields the protein MSNPSELRACALHCLTETDPAAKAAAVEAMAQAHAAGRLPLDPAIVLEPALPVPGRPARPELVSPRLVGRRSMATLEGRAMLIHALAHIEFNAVNLALDALWRFPGMPPDYYRDWLRVAREEAYHYSLLAAHLATLGHAYGDFTGHDSLWEMVEKTRADITARMALVPRTLEARGLDAIPPLRAKLAQAGDQAAASILDIILRDEVGHVAIGNHWYGWLCARQGLDPATTYDELAIRYQAPAIKGPFNLEARRLAGFSEAELRRYTTA from the coding sequence ATGTCGAATCCTTCCGAGTTGCGTGCCTGCGCGCTGCACTGCCTGACTGAAACCGATCCCGCCGCCAAGGCGGCGGCCGTCGAAGCGATGGCGCAGGCGCACGCGGCGGGACGCTTGCCGCTCGATCCCGCCATCGTGCTGGAGCCGGCACTGCCGGTGCCGGGCCGCCCGGCACGGCCGGAGCTGGTATCGCCGCGCCTGGTGGGCCGGCGCTCGATGGCGACCCTGGAAGGGCGCGCGATGCTGATCCATGCGCTGGCCCATATCGAGTTCAACGCCGTCAACCTGGCGCTGGACGCGCTGTGGCGGTTTCCCGGCATGCCGCCGGACTACTATCGCGATTGGTTGCGGGTGGCGCGCGAGGAGGCGTATCACTATTCGCTGCTGGCGGCGCACCTGGCCACGCTGGGCCATGCCTACGGCGATTTCACGGGCCACGACAGCCTTTGGGAAATGGTGGAGAAGACCCGTGCGGACATCACGGCGCGCATGGCGCTCGTGCCACGCACGCTGGAGGCGCGGGGCCTGGATGCGATTCCGCCGCTGCGTGCCAAACTGGCGCAAGCGGGCGACCAGGCCGCGGCCAGCATCCTCGACATCATCCTGCGCGACGAGGTCGGCCACGTCGCCATCGGCAACCACTGGTATGGCTGGCTGTGCGCCCGCCAGGGGCTCGACCCGGCCACGACCTACGACGAGCTGGCGATACGCTACCAGGCACCCGCCATCAAGGGGCCGTTCAACCTGGAGGCCCGCCGCCTGGCGGGCTTCAGCGAGGCCGAGCTGCGCCGCTACACGACGGCGTAA
- a CDS encoding sugar MFS transporter encodes MPGPIASSSSPAAIGHPVAASSYKSAMALLASLFFIWGFITVINNTLLPHLRSVFELSYTQTTLIESVWFIAYFVASIPSARLIERVGYKKSMVIGLVMMAVGALGMIPAARLPSYGVTLFALFVIACGITLLQVAANPYVAVVGPADTASSRLNLVQAFNSLGATLAPLFGGYLILGRSTGGTAGADQVLTQAERLADAQAVQLPYLIVAFVLVLLAIAIARYPLPAMGGKRVEKADRGNHSLWRHRNLVFGIPAIFIYLIAEIGVANLFINFVSQPHIGNVTHEQASHYLFLLWGGMMVGRFAGSMLMRSISAESVLAGAAIGACIVMLVATFTTGPTAMWALIAVGLFHSVMFPTIFTLGIRGLGPLTEEGAGLLIMAIAGGALVVVQGWLADTYGLQNSFLLTAACELYVLFYAVWGAKPTNAFPDAATRQ; translated from the coding sequence GTGCCTGGGCCCATCGCATCCTCTTCTTCTCCCGCCGCCATCGGGCATCCCGTGGCCGCGTCCAGCTACAAGTCCGCCATGGCGCTGCTGGCCAGCCTGTTCTTCATCTGGGGCTTCATTACCGTCATCAACAACACGCTGTTGCCGCACCTGCGCAGCGTGTTCGAACTCAGCTACACGCAGACGACACTGATCGAATCGGTCTGGTTCATTGCGTACTTTGTCGCCTCGATCCCGTCCGCGCGGCTGATCGAACGGGTCGGCTACAAGAAATCCATGGTCATCGGTCTCGTCATGATGGCCGTGGGTGCGCTCGGCATGATTCCCGCCGCGCGCCTGCCGTCGTATGGCGTCACCCTGTTCGCGCTGTTTGTCATCGCCTGCGGCATCACCTTGCTGCAGGTGGCGGCCAATCCGTACGTGGCCGTGGTCGGTCCCGCCGACACCGCGTCGTCGCGCCTGAACCTGGTACAGGCGTTCAATTCGCTGGGCGCCACGCTGGCACCGCTGTTCGGCGGCTACCTGATCCTGGGCCGCTCGACGGGCGGCACGGCCGGCGCCGACCAGGTGCTGACGCAGGCCGAGCGCCTGGCGGACGCGCAGGCGGTGCAGCTGCCGTACCTGATCGTTGCGTTCGTGCTGGTGTTGCTGGCCATCGCCATCGCCCGCTACCCGCTGCCGGCGATGGGCGGCAAGCGTGTCGAGAAGGCCGACCGGGGCAACCACTCCCTGTGGCGCCACCGCAACCTGGTGTTCGGCATCCCCGCCATCTTCATCTACCTGATCGCGGAGATCGGCGTCGCCAACCTGTTCATCAACTTCGTCTCGCAGCCGCACATCGGCAATGTCACGCATGAGCAGGCGTCGCATTACCTGTTCCTGCTGTGGGGCGGCATGATGGTGGGCCGCTTTGCCGGCAGCATGCTGATGCGCTCGATCTCGGCCGAAAGCGTGCTGGCGGGCGCCGCGATCGGCGCCTGCATCGTGATGCTGGTCGCGACCTTCACGACGGGGCCGACCGCCATGTGGGCGCTGATCGCCGTGGGCCTGTTCCACTCAGTGATGTTCCCGACCATCTTCACGCTGGGCATCCGCGGCCTGGGGCCGTTGACGGAAGAGGGCGCCGGCCTCCTGATCATGGCGATCGCCGGCGGCGCGCTGGTCGTCGTGCAGGGCTGGCTGGCCGATACCTACGGCCTGCAGAATTCGTTCCTGCTGACGGCCGCATGCGAGCTGTACGTGCTGTTCTATGCCGTGTGGGGCGCCAAGCCCACCAACGCGTTCCCCGACGCGGCCACCCGCCAGTAA
- a CDS encoding putative quinol monooxygenase: MSNLIVVATITAREGQREAVRAALEAVVPPSRAESGCLRYELHVDNADANRFVMLEEWTGADALAAHEKTPHLRDLAGAVVGKADLRIDKLTKLA; the protein is encoded by the coding sequence ATGAGCAATCTGATCGTCGTCGCCACCATCACCGCCCGCGAGGGCCAGCGCGAGGCGGTACGCGCCGCGCTGGAAGCGGTCGTGCCGCCCAGCCGTGCCGAAAGCGGCTGCCTGCGTTACGAGCTGCACGTCGACAATGCCGACGCCAACCGCTTCGTCATGCTGGAGGAATGGACCGGCGCGGACGCGCTGGCCGCGCACGAAAAGACCCCTCATTTGCGCGACCTGGCCGGCGCTGTCGTCGGCAAGGCCGACCTGCGCATCGACAAGCTGACCAAGCTGGCCTGA
- a CDS encoding flavin reductase family protein, whose product MDTHIAPVELAKAYRLINHGPTVLVSASHDGVANVMAAAWACALDFAPPKVTVVLDKSTRTRALVEASGRFVLQVPTARQLRLTQAVGNTSMADDADKLRNCGVTLFQAGGGADPLVEGCAAWLVCRLVSEPHNQQAYDLFIGEVESAWADPRVFANGHWRFEEAGPEWRSLHHVAGGHYYAIGAPLSAHAEEDATSPPSSPA is encoded by the coding sequence ATGGATACTCACATCGCCCCCGTCGAACTGGCCAAGGCCTACCGCCTCATCAACCATGGTCCCACCGTCCTGGTGTCCGCCAGCCATGACGGCGTGGCCAACGTCATGGCCGCGGCCTGGGCCTGCGCGCTCGATTTCGCGCCGCCCAAGGTAACGGTCGTGCTGGACAAGAGCACCCGCACGCGCGCGCTGGTCGAGGCCAGCGGCCGCTTCGTGCTGCAGGTGCCGACCGCGCGCCAGCTGCGGCTGACGCAGGCGGTCGGCAACACCAGCATGGCCGACGATGCGGACAAGCTGCGCAACTGCGGCGTCACGCTGTTCCAGGCGGGCGGCGGCGCCGATCCGCTGGTCGAGGGCTGCGCCGCCTGGCTGGTGTGCCGCCTGGTGTCCGAGCCGCACAACCAGCAGGCCTATGACCTCTTCATCGGCGAAGTGGAAAGCGCGTGGGCCGACCCGCGCGTGTTCGCCAACGGCCACTGGCGCTTCGAGGAAGCGGGTCCGGAATGGCGCAGCCTGCACCACGTGGCGGGCGGCCATTACTATGCGATCGGCGCGCCGTTGTCGGCGCACGCCGAAGAAGACGCTACCAGTCCACCTTCATCGCCAGCTTGA